The nucleotide sequence GTGGTATATGCTTCAAGCGTAAAGACTCTGGTAGTTTATCTGAGTGTCGTGCAGTTACTTCTAAACGTTGGAGTGATAAGTATTCCGAAAGGGAGAGAGAAATATTTGTAAATCCAAAAAGAAAAGTTTTGTTTCTGTTTGCTATCATTTTTAACATTTCACGTATCTTACTATATTACAACAAGTTAAGTATATACTAAAACTGACAGAAGTGACAGGAAAATTAGTTTATGGTTTACTCGGTAAAACGAAGTATCAAACGAGGAAACAGGTACGAAATATTAAGACAAAATAGACCCCCTCTTCTAATTTCTTACCATCTTGAAAAGAAATTAGAAGAGGTTTCCAATACTATTCAAATATTATCATTCATTTTTAAAAACGGCTTCTCTTTCGATCTCAAGAACACGTGTTATATCAAAATAAATCTCAGGAGACGAATAAACATCATTGGTTTTACCCAACACAAGACGGTCACATTTATCTATAAGCATCTGAGAATTTACTTCAAGAAGACCAAGGAAAAAGTAAAGAAAGTTGTACTCATCCCCAACTGTTGTAACAGAGAAAGGGTGTTCCTTACTACCATCACCAGTCATGAAGATTGTATCGAGAATGCGTGATAAACGAACGGAATAGACCTTAAGACTATCGCTCAACATCCATGATTTATCGGGTTCAGTGGTTGAAAGTTTTCTAAAGTGATAAATCTTAGACACAATAGCATTCGTATTAAGCGGATTGCTGGCAAGAACCTTATCTGCAAGCGTAGCAGCAACATCAAACTTACCTTCGTTCCTGGCTGTCGACATATCAAGTTCCATAAACATATCTCGACCATTATTTAGGTAAGTCCGTCCATAAACAGCCAAGATTTTGTCTTCAGCAGTCAATGTGGTATCAGCGTCAACATTGATAAGAATATCAACTAACTGCTGAACATGCTGTGGATTAACATTCACTTCTGCCTTTATCTTATCCCAATTGACAGACATAAATGTCTTATCCGTCTGTGCTGATACTGCTAACGGTAGCAGTAACAACATGAAAGCAAACAACTTTCTCATAGTCTTTTTGAATTTGTTTTTTATATATTTGTTAAGTCTTTGGATGTTATTGTATTTCTTCTTTATATAGTTGCCTTAGCATCTCGAGTAATCTTAGGGTCATAGTTTTCTTAGTTTTCCTTATCTTTATAAGGCTGAGAGCGCTCTCATCTCTCAGCCCAGTCGCTCCTATCCAAGTTTCTATACCCTATTGCCTCAGCGATATGCTGTACTTGTACAACCTCAGCCTCTTCCAAGTCGGCTATCGAACGCGCTACTTTTAGGATTCTGTTATAGGCACGAGCAGACAGCTTCAAACGCTCCATGGCATCACGAAGCAACTTGATAGAAGCTTCATCAGGCTCAGCAAACTCATGAATCATACGCTCAGTCATCTGTGCGTTGCAATGAATATTACGATAACTACTGAAGCGGTCGGTCTGAATAGCACGTGCACGGATAACCCGTTCACGAATGGCAGCACTTGCTTCGCCTGGTGTTGCCTGTGATATATCCTTGAAAGGGAGAGGAGCTATCTCACACTGAATGTCTATTCTGTCCATTAACGGACCAGAAATCTTAGCAAGATACTTCTGAATCTGCCCTGGTGTACAAACACAATGATGCGTAGGATCAGCAAAATAGCCACAGGGACAAGGATTCATACTTGCCACAAACATAAAGCTACAAGGATAAGTAACAGTATATTTTGCACGTGAAATCGTTATGCGACGGTCTTCCAAAGGCTGACGAAGCACTTCTAAGGTATGTTTGTTAAATTCTGGTAACTCATCACAAAAGAGCACCCCATTATGTGCAAGCGTTATTTCACCTGGCATCGGATTCGCTCCACCACCGACGAGTGCAACCTCAGAGATAGTATGGTGAGGACTACGGAAAGGACGTTGCGTAATCAATCCGGTGTCACGATGCAACTTTCCGGCTATGGAATGAATCTGTGTTGTTTCCAAACTCTCCGAAAGAGATAAAGGGGGAAGAATGGAGGGAAGGCGTTTTGCCATCATACTCTTACCACTTCCAGGCGGTCCAACCATGATAAGATTATGTCCACCAGCCGCAGCTACCTCTAATGCTCGCTTTACATTCTCTTGTCCACGCACATCAGCAAAGTCGAGATCGAAAGCATATTGATGCTCATAAAACTCTTTACGAGTATCGACAAAGCATGGTTCTGGGGTCGATGTACCATTAAGAAAGTCAATAACTTGCAGGATATTATCCATTCCATAAACCTCTAACGTGTCTACGACTGCCGCTTCATGTTCATTCGCTTTCGGTACAATAATACCTTTGAACTTCTCTGCACGTGCCTTTATGGCTATGGGTAGCACACCCTTAACAGGCTGCAACGTACCATCGAGGCTCAGTTCCCCAACAAGCATAAACTCACGTAAATGGTCACAACTCATCTTCTCATTGGCAGCCAAGATAGCAATTGCCAATGGGAGATCGAAACTGGAACCTTCCTTCTTGAGGTCGGCAGGAGCAAGATTTGCGGTGATATCGGCTACAGGAAACTTATAGCCATTGTTAAGAAGCGCTGCAGCAATACGGTCATGGCTTTCCTTTACCGCTCCATCAGCAAGACCGGTAAGATGGAACAAGACGCCCCGAGTGATACTAACTTCAACTGTTACGGTGGTGACTTCCATTCCGTTGACAGCTGCACAGAATGTTTTTACAAGCACAATATTGGTTTTTAGTCGGTGCCATAACGCTGACGGATGGTATTAGCAGTGATATTTCTTTCAACAACTTTTCCGTTGCGAATGACGATATTATCAGGTATGGTATTTAGTCCAAAGGTTTTGAGCAGAGGTGTGTTAAGTAGCTTTCCATCACAAACATTGAAAAACTCAATCCCGTCACGCTCTAATGTTTGTCTTACTTCCTTAGGATTAGCATCCACACAGATTCCCAAAGCACCTATCTTTCCAGCTTTCACGGCATCATTCAACGCACGCTGAATATCAAGACTTTCGTAACTCCATGCAGCCCAAGTATTGATGATAATAACACTCTTGCCTTGAAAAGATGCATTATTAACCATCTTTCCATTGACATCCTTAGCTGAAAACTTAGGCATCATACTACCGACTGGTAGCGAACCAAGTTCAGTTAATTGTCGTTGGAGACGTTTCAAATTGGCATCATCAGGCTGTTCTTTTATTAATAATGACAAAAGTTTCGTAGCCTGCTTATAGTCAGGACTTTCTGTTTGGACAAGATAACGATTGAGCAAATACACGCTTACAACAGACTCTGGATGGTCATTAATAAACTGTAAAGCATACTTCAACTCCTCTGGGGGTGAAACACTTGCTATCTGTTTACGAAACTTAGTCATTAATTCATTCTCTTTCGTTCCCTCCACCTCCATCTCTTTCAAGTGGGAAGCATCCGCTTTCACTTCAACCGCTTCACCTGGTTCGGCAAAGATAGGCTGTGTAGAAAAATTAGGAAACTTGATTATCAGCGTAGAAGGTTTACTGCAAGGCTTTTCATAAGAGAAGCGACCAGCCTCAATCTTGATTGTATCCAAACCATCGATACCACCATCAGGACTATAAACATAAAGCTCGCCTTGATTCATGTGCAAGAAGCGTCCCTCTATCTTGAAGTAACCGCTACGGGTACCACAAGAAACTAACAGCAGGGAGAACAAGAGTATGTATGCTATTCGCTTCATGCGCATAGAGATTTAAGAAAAAAGTGCCGCGAGCGGGACTCGAACCCGCACAGCCATTACTGGCCAAGGGATTTTAAGTCCCTCGTGTCTACCAATTCCACCATTGCGGCAAACCGTTTGCAAAGGTAAGGCTAAATCTCCGAACTGGCAAAAGTTTTGCAAGTTTTTTTAGCTTATTAGCCTTATTAGGCTTATTAGGCTTATTGGGCTAATAAGCCTAATAAGGCTAATTGCCCCAATAGCCCTCAATTCACTCCCAACACGCCATAAGGTCCTGTACTGCTTGCCCGATAGCGTGTTAATTTCTTTCCACTGTCGCCCGAAACGATATTTCCTCCCGTATTGAGATTATACTTACGATGGCAATTGGTGCAGGTAGCAAGACCATCACTGCTTAACTTCAACTCGTAAGAACGTAGAGGAAGTGCATTTGTACTAAAACAATTAGGACACTGCAAGTCGTAGGCATAGAAAGGAGAAGGATTATCTAAATTGCCATAACCAACGATAAGTCCATTGTTCATGCCCACGTGCTTCCAGCTCTCCAACCTAAGGTCAATACCATCAAACCAAACGGGAGCCGTTGATTTCAGTCCTTGATTATTCTCAAAGGCAAAACTATAACGACCACTAACAAAGTTAGTTTTGATGATACAATAAACACCTGGGGACAGTGGATTCATTGCAGAGGAAAGGATTGGGTCTTGATGAGTTTCATTATGAAAGGTGAAGAAGTTGCGATAACTGCTATACTCATAATCTACAACATCGCCACAAGACGATAATAAGATTACGAGCAAAAACAAAACTGATTGAATTATTCTCTTCATACCAAACTTCTAATTGATTGTTATCCAATAAACCTTTAATATCTTACTCCTCCCACGAAGGCTATTAATAGGAACAAGTTGTTCATACTTTTGCATCAAACAGTATCGTGATTAACACTCCGCACATGTTGTGCGAGCCATCCGCACCACATGTGCGAAGCGTCAACACAACACGTGCGGAGTATCAGCACAATTGATAAAGCATACCAATGCGAACCGAAAAGGGAAATACTTAACAGACAAGATGTCCTCAAAACCTCCCTATTACATCACCCTCCTCTCTGAAGAAAGAGGAAAAAAGATTTACTCAAATGGTATCATTGCCAGTGCATCGGCAATCTTCTCAATACCTTCCTGCAAAGGCTTTGACACCATTCCCTTTGCAAAGAAAGGGATATCAGCATCAATGGTGAGCTTCATCTTTGAAGAGGTCTCTGTGACGGGTAGTATCTGAATCCAAAAGTTGAATGATAAGGGAGAGTTGTCACTCTCAAACTTAATCGTCTTAGGCTCTTCTCGCTCTATGATACGCATAGAAATCTGACCAACGGGGTCAACATTCATGGACAGTGAGTGCTTATCAAAGGTGAGATTTTGCAATCTTTCTTTCACCTTGTCCATGTCATCATTACCAGTAGAACCTTCTGGAAGACGCTCTTTCAGACGCTGTATATTATTTAAATCGCTCAGCGTGTTGTAAACACTCTGCTGAGAATGGGCAATTTGCTTTACGCTACTTTCAAACTTTGTCATTGAATATTTTATTTGGAAGTTAAGGAGAGAAAGACAGGAAGTAAACGGAAAAGATTGTAACATATATATCTAAATGTAGGGACGCACGAACCATGCGCTCGTTACACAAAAATCGCATACAAACAATCCCTTTGAAATAAAAGACTTTACCCCCTGTGGAATGCTTTGATATTACTTTCTCCAATTCGCAGGGTCTTTACGCCAATCATGTAGCATAGAAACCTCAGACTCCTTGATATAACCAGTCTCAAGCGCTTTCTCTACAACATGCTCATAATCGGTAAGCGTTACAAGCTTTACATTAGCCTCACGGAATGCCTCCTCAGCTACTGGGAAACCATAGGTATAAGAAGCAACCATACCCACAACTTCAAAACCAGCTTCACGAAGGGCAGCAACAGCCTTCAACGAAGAGCCACCAGTAGAGATAAGGTCTTCTACAACGACAACCTTCGAACCCACAGGTAGTTCACCTTCAATCTGATTCTTCATACCATGGTCCTTTGGCTTCGGGCGAACGTATGCGTAAGGCAATGCCAACTCATCAGCAACGAGCATACCCTGCGCAATGGCACCCGTAGCAACACCGGCCACAGCCGTAGCCTCTGGGAAGTTTTCAAGGATAGCATGCACCAACTCGAGCTTCACAAACGAACGCACATCATGGAACGATAACGTCTTGCGATTATCACAATAGAATGGTGACTTCCAACCACTTGCCCATGTAAATGGGTCATTAGGCAGCAACTTAATAGCTTTAATTCCGAGCAGTTTGCCTGCAAAGACTTTCTTTAAATCTTCCATCTTGATAGTTTATGGTTATATTCTAACTGCAAACTTACGCATTTTTTCTGAGATTAAAGGACAAAAACATGATAAAAGAAAATAACGACCTATTTGCCTTTATTTTTCATTTACAGCAAGCAGAAAGGGATGCACCCATTAACCGGTACACCCCTTTTTGCCTTATAAAGACCAGTCCGATAACGGAAAATCTTTATTTATACAATAAAATATGTCAGTCAAAGATTAATCTTCTGCATCAGCTTTTGGCAACACAAAATAGCCATAATGCAGGTAATTATCTTTCAAAACCCACATAATTCCCCATACATGCGTATCAGAAACCTTGAGAATTTCAACATTAACACCCTCATACTGAGTTACAGAATTGCCCCAATAGTCGGATTTGACCTCAACCTTACCTTCGGTTTTCCTACCAACCGTAAGGTCTCCACTGAACCAGCACTTCAGGTAAATATAATCGCTATAATTCCATTGTGCAAGCTGCTTACCATCTTTTTCTCCGATTGACAAGCTGCCATATCCCTGTGCTTGGTTATTATCAAAGACGATGTTCTCCTTTGTAGACGCCATGATATCAGCTTTCTCTTCTTCTGTGTAAGGAATATCAGTTGTAATAACTGTCACTTTCACAACCTTGCTGATACCCATCTTGTCAGTAATGGTCAACATTGCCGTACCATTGGTGATGCCTCTGAGGGTTATCACGTTATCAACAACAGAATAGACATCTACAATATCTTCATGGTCGCTGACAATTTCATATCCACCATTGCCACCCATAATGGTCAACGTAGTATAACCCGCAGTGTGACCAACCTTTATGTTCACATTGACTTCTTCCTTGTCAAGAAGGATATTCTTGTACATTGCCTTTACTAACACACGCTTGTAATTGCCAGCAGCATCAGAGACAACAATACCTGTAAGACCGCTCTTTATAGCGGTCACAGTAATAGCTTTCTCCTTGATAGTTAGTGTTGCAACGTCGGGGTTTTCACAGAAAGCCTTGTATTCGCCACCACCAGCTGTAATATTGAACGTAGTCGTTTCGCCCACACCCACGCTCACTGTATCGGTATCGAAGGTGAGAGCCGTCTCAACCTTAGGCTCAGGTTTCACCTCTGGAGTGTCTTCATCATTGCTACAGGCAGTAAAACCTAAAGCGAGACATGCCGTTATTACGGCTGAATAGAAATATTTAAGTTTCATTATTTCAAATATTTAGAATGTTACCAATCCTTTGCATAACTACCTGTCCGCACGGTTTCCTCTCCGTAGAAAGCACGTGTGATGTTATTC is from Prevotella melaninogenica and encodes:
- a CDS encoding SRPBCC family protein, translated to MTKFESSVKQIAHSQQSVYNTLSDLNNIQRLKERLPEGSTGNDDMDKVKERLQNLTFDKHSLSMNVDPVGQISMRIIEREEPKTIKFESDNSPLSFNFWIQILPVTETSSKMKLTIDADIPFFAKGMVSKPLQEGIEKIADALAMIPFE
- a CDS encoding DUF4369 domain-containing protein, yielding MRMKRIAYILLFSLLLVSCGTRSGYFKIEGRFLHMNQGELYVYSPDGGIDGLDTIKIEAGRFSYEKPCSKPSTLIIKFPNFSTQPIFAEPGEAVEVKADASHLKEMEVEGTKENELMTKFRKQIASVSPPEELKYALQFINDHPESVVSVYLLNRYLVQTESPDYKQATKLLSLLIKEQPDDANLKRLQRQLTELGSLPVGSMMPKFSAKDVNGKMVNNASFQGKSVIIINTWAAWSYESLDIQRALNDAVKAGKIGALGICVDANPKEVRQTLERDGIEFFNVCDGKLLNTPLLKTFGLNTIPDNIVIRNGKVVERNITANTIRQRYGTD
- a CDS encoding YifB family Mg chelatase-like AAA ATPase, yielding MLVKTFCAAVNGMEVTTVTVEVSITRGVLFHLTGLADGAVKESHDRIAAALLNNGYKFPVADITANLAPADLKKEGSSFDLPLAIAILAANEKMSCDHLREFMLVGELSLDGTLQPVKGVLPIAIKARAEKFKGIIVPKANEHEAAVVDTLEVYGMDNILQVIDFLNGTSTPEPCFVDTRKEFYEHQYAFDLDFADVRGQENVKRALEVAAAGGHNLIMVGPPGSGKSMMAKRLPSILPPLSLSESLETTQIHSIAGKLHRDTGLITQRPFRSPHHTISEVALVGGGANPMPGEITLAHNGVLFCDELPEFNKHTLEVLRQPLEDRRITISRAKYTVTYPCSFMFVASMNPCPCGYFADPTHHCVCTPGQIQKYLAKISGPLMDRIDIQCEIAPLPFKDISQATPGEASAAIRERVIRARAIQTDRFSSYRNIHCNAQMTERMIHEFAEPDEASIKLLRDAMERLKLSARAYNRILKVARSIADLEEAEVVQVQHIAEAIGYRNLDRSDWAER
- a CDS encoding DUF4919 domain-containing protein codes for the protein MRKLFAFMLLLLPLAVSAQTDKTFMSVNWDKIKAEVNVNPQHVQQLVDILINVDADTTLTAEDKILAVYGRTYLNNGRDMFMELDMSTARNEGKFDVAATLADKVLASNPLNTNAIVSKIYHFRKLSTTEPDKSWMLSDSLKVYSVRLSRILDTIFMTGDGSKEHPFSVTTVGDEYNFLYFFLGLLEVNSQMLIDKCDRLVLGKTNDVYSSPEIYFDITRVLEIEREAVFKNE
- the pyrE gene encoding orotate phosphoribosyltransferase, whose amino-acid sequence is MEDLKKVFAGKLLGIKAIKLLPNDPFTWASGWKSPFYCDNRKTLSFHDVRSFVKLELVHAILENFPEATAVAGVATGAIAQGMLVADELALPYAYVRPKPKDHGMKNQIEGELPVGSKVVVVEDLISTGGSSLKAVAALREAGFEVVGMVASYTYGFPVAEEAFREANVKLVTLTDYEHVVEKALETGYIKESEVSMLHDWRKDPANWRK